The Pseudomonas fluorescens nucleotide sequence TCAGGCTGCAGCAGCCAGTCTTCAGTGGCAACCCGGCGTACGCCCTCTCCCAGCGGCGGCTGCCAGATACTGAACCACCAGTCGTCTGCGGCCATGTGCTCGCGCAGATTGGCCATGGCCCGGCGAAAGCTCAGCGCCTCATCGAACATTTCCTGCAGCAGGGAGCACCCGGCCGGGCCTTCCATCATCGCCGAGGACACATCCAGCGAGGCGAGGATGCTGTACTGCGGCGAGGTGGAAATATGCATCATGAAGGCTTCGTTGAAGCGATCACGATCCAGCTGGCGGGCGCCGCCGTCCTGCACATGAATCATCGACGCCTGGCTGAAGGCCGCCAGCAGCTTGTGGGTCGAGTGGGTGCTGAACACCAGCGGGCTGTCGGCGCTGCGCGAAGTGCCCATGGCGTAGCGCCCGCGGAAGAACTCATGAAAGGCCGCATAGGCGTACCAGGCCTCGTCAAAATGCAGCACCTCGACGCTACTGCCCAGCTCCTGCTTGATCAGCTCGGCGTTGTAGCACAGCCCGTCGTAGGTGGAGTTGGTCACCACCGCCAGCTTGACCTTGGCCGGGCGCCCCTGGGTCAGGGGGTTGGCCTGGATCTTGGCCTGGATCGACGCCGGGCTGAACTCGCTCAGCGGAATCGGCCCGATGATGCCCAGCTCATTGCGCTCCGGGCACAGGTACAAGGGTATCGCACCGGTCATGATGATCGCGTGGACTACCGACTTGTGGCAGTTGCGGTCGACCAGCACCAGGTCATCACGGCCGACCATCGAGTGCCAGACGATCTTGTTGGCCGTCGACGTGCCGTTGATCACGAAAAAGGTATGGTCGGCGCCGAAATTCTTTGCTGCCCGCGCCTCGGCGGCGGCCAGGGGCCCGGTGTGGTCGAGCAGCGAACCGAGCTCGGGCACTGACACCGACAAGTCCGAGCGCAGGGTGTTTTCCCCAAAAAATTGATGAAAGGCCTGACCAACCGGGCTTTTTCGATAGGCCACGCCACCGCCGTGGCCTGGGGTGTGCCACGAATAGTTCGATTGCGCGGTGTGCTGCACCAGCGCCTTGAAGAACGGTGGCAGCAAGCCATCCAGGTAACTGTGCGCTGCCCGCGCGATCTGGCGAGCGAGAAACGGCACAGTGTCTTCGAACAGGTAAAGAATGCCGCGCAGCTGGTTCAGCTCGCTCATGACATCGGCGGGGGCGTTTTCCAGGGTCACCTGCTCGCCCAGGGCGAAGATCGGCAGGTGCGGTGCACGCACCCTGGCCAGGCGAATCAGCTCGACCATGTTCTGTAGCAGATGGGTGTTTTCACCAGCGCCTTCGGCGGCAATCAGCATGCAGGCCAGGCCATGATGGGTCGCGGCGACCAGGCGGCCTTCAGCGTAATCGGTAGCCGGCAGGATAGTGAGTCCGTCCTGGGCCAGCTCCTGGGCAATACCGCGAACACGCTCGCCGGCGACCGTATCGGCCTTGATGTCGCGATGCACGATCAGGACGGGAAACTTCAGGTCCTTGTACATGGGCGGGCGCTTCCTCCGAGAGACAGCTCTGTCCACTCAGGGTAGAAGGTTGCCAGCGCCCCTGCGCGGCAAATTGCCTCAGTTTGCTTCGGCCAGTTGCTGCCACAACGCCGGGCCACCGGCGGATTTGGCAATCGCCTCCAGGCGGGCCATGTGCAGCTCAAGCTCTTGCTCGGTGGCGCGGATGATCCGCCCTGGCTGACGGCTGGCGGGCAGGCGGCGGATCTCGCTGCCGCGGTTGTCGCTATCCTTATCTTCGCCATCAGCACCGTGACCGGCCAACGACAGGCTGGTCTGGCCACCGGTCATGTTCAGGTAGACGTCGGCCAGCAGCTCCGAGTCGAGCAACGCGCCGTGCAGCTCACGGCCGGAGTTGTCGACCCCGTAGCGCTTGCACAGGGCGTCGAGGCTATTGCGCTGGCCCGGGTGCCGGGAGCGGGCCAGCATCAGGGTATCGAGAATGGTGCAGTGCTGGGCGATATCGGCGCGGTCGTGTTGACCGAGCAAGGCGAACTCGTTGTTGATGAAGCCAACGTCGAACGCCGCGTTATGGATGATCAGCTGGGCGCCCTGGATGAATTCGAAGAACTCATCGGCAACCTCGGCAAAACGTGGCTTGTCGAGCAGGAAGGAATCAGTGATGCCGTGAACGCCGATGGCGCCTTCATCGCTCTCGCGATCAGGTTGCAGGTAGACGTGGAAGTGCCGCCCGGTCAGACGTCGGCCCATCAACTCGACACCCCCGATCTCGATGATACGGTGGCCGTCGGTGACCGGCATACCGGTGGTTTCGGTGTCGAGGACGACCGACCTGTTGTTCTGCATCTCCACGCCGAGGGGCTCCTGCTACG carries:
- the dnaQ gene encoding DNA polymerase III subunit epsilon, with translation MQNNRSVVLDTETTGMPVTDGHRIIEIGGVELMGRRLTGRHFHVYLQPDRESDEGAIGVHGITDSFLLDKPRFAEVADEFFEFIQGAQLIIHNAAFDVGFINNEFALLGQHDRADIAQHCTILDTLMLARSRHPGQRNSLDALCKRYGVDNSGRELHGALLDSELLADVYLNMTGGQTSLSLAGHGADGEDKDSDNRGSEIRRLPASRQPGRIIRATEQELELHMARLEAIAKSAGGPALWQQLAEAN
- a CDS encoding Orn/Lys/Arg decarboxylase N-terminal domain-containing protein — encoded protein: MYKDLKFPVLIVHRDIKADTVAGERVRGIAQELAQDGLTILPATDYAEGRLVAATHHGLACMLIAAEGAGENTHLLQNMVELIRLARVRAPHLPIFALGEQVTLENAPADVMSELNQLRGILYLFEDTVPFLARQIARAAHSYLDGLLPPFFKALVQHTAQSNYSWHTPGHGGGVAYRKSPVGQAFHQFFGENTLRSDLSVSVPELGSLLDHTGPLAAAEARAAKNFGADHTFFVINGTSTANKIVWHSMVGRDDLVLVDRNCHKSVVHAIIMTGAIPLYLCPERNELGIIGPIPLSEFSPASIQAKIQANPLTQGRPAKVKLAVVTNSTYDGLCYNAELIKQELGSSVEVLHFDEAWYAYAAFHEFFRGRYAMGTSRSADSPLVFSTHSTHKLLAAFSQASMIHVQDGGARQLDRDRFNEAFMMHISTSPQYSILASLDVSSAMMEGPAGCSLLQEMFDEALSFRRAMANLREHMAADDWWFSIWQPPLGEGVRRVATEDWLLQPEDDWHGFGHVSDDYVLLDPIKVTLVMPGLSAGGALSEHGIPAAVVSKFLWERGLVVEKTGLYTFLVLFSMGITKGKWSTLLTELLEFKRNYDANTRLLECLPCVAQIDPLRYQGLGLRDLCDQLHACYRSNATAKQLKRLFTRLPEVVMKPADAYDRMVRGEVEAVPIEQLLGRIAAVMLVPYPPGIALIMPGERFTESTRSIIDYLAFAAAFDSGFPGFVADVHGLQHETTAQGRVYTVDCIKV